The genomic region ACTGAGAGGGCTCTTGGTGAACAACACCCACCCTGGGCTTGAAATGGGGTAGCTCAGTCTAGAGAAGTTGGGAGCTGTTGGTATTATTATTGGAGAGCTATTATTATTGGGCAGCCTGACACAGGCCAAGACTACATATACCCCTCACAACAGCCTCCGGCTACGGCATGATCATCTCAGGGGATACCTTCTAATCCTAGGGTTTTCAAAGGAATTTACGGGGATCACCCCAGAAGCTTTGATTACAAACGCAGATCCCCCGCGGCTCCCCCGGTATGGGACCGAGTCTGGGACTGAGTCCGGGAAACTGCATAGCTAATTATTAGTTAAGAGTAGATTCTGGTGAGGGAGGGCATCAACAGGCCACACTTTGTGGGACACGGCTACGAATTTTGTACGAGGAgcaactgaggcccacagagtgATCTGGCAACAGTTAGAATTCGAACCCAGTTTTCCTGTGTCCAGTTTCGAGCCCCCTGCTCTAAACCCGAAAACCCGGAAGCAAAGGGGTCAACAGCAGCCCTGGGGTCCGGTGACAACCTGGCCCCCATCGCGGCTCGGGCCACTCCCTCCGTCAAGTCCTGGACACCGGGTGCCGCCCCCAAATTGCTACCCGCCCCAACACTGGAATCCTTCCACGTGCTGCTTGGCCGGCCCAGAGGCTACGCTAGACCAAGCCCCTGGATCTCGCGCCCCAATTCTCAACCCCCAAGCCGGCTGGTGACACGCCCCCGCTCAGACTGACAACACACCGCTGCGGCCGGGCACCCAAAAGCTAGTTCCGAGTAGTCCTCGCGGGCTGGAGCCATGTCCCTTCCGTGACCTTCAGGAAGAATCGAGGGTCCTGGCTCCCAGGGAACAACCTCCTATACACATCCATGCACTCTCCCGCCCGTGAGGCTGCGGGCGTAACCACCTCGGCTTTCACAGCCTACCCAGCAGCCGGCTGGGAAGCCCGCAGGCGCTTCCCGAGTGGAATCCATGAGCTCTAGGAACCCTGGAACTGGGTGTGGGAGCGGTCCACCCGAGCCCTTTCTCGGACGCGCCCACCCCGGAAGCAGGGCGTCCGAGGGAACGCACCGCCGGTCACGCATATCCGGAAACCGAGCCCGGGCGGTGTCTGCAGGTCGGCGGGCGGGCCGGGTGACTCTTCAGGCTGGTATGAGGAGAAATGGGAACCGGGAGGGGGTCTCCTGGCCCCCTCCAAACCCCCGCTCCCCCACCCCGCGTtatgtagatgaggaaacaggcttgggGAGAGGCGACCTCGCTTGGGGCATTAACGATGCTTTGCAGAGCTGAGTGGGAAGCTGCGCCCCTGGCTTGTGGACAGAGCCGCCTCTGGAGTCCGGAGGACCTGGGTTTGTGTCCTGCCTGGGACAGGTCTAGCTAGGTGATTTTAGGCAAGTCGCTTTCCCTCTTGGAGCCTCTTTTCCCTCCCAGCTTGTCTTTGAAGATGTGACACCTAGCCGGTGCTCCGTACATGCTGGTTTGGACCTTGGTCTGTGCGAAGGAAAAGGGAACCGCTCCTTTAAACCTTCTGTTAAACCTTGTTTGTGACAACTTAAATATAAAGTTAACAAaaattgtcagttttttttttttttataccggGCAATTAATGCTGACCTTTAGGATTATGAAGtcaaatgggggtggggaggaagagttTTAGCATACAAATCAGTCACAGCATGTCAAAAGCAAAGCCCCCAAGCAAAGGCAGCCTCCTCTGTCTTGTAATGTTAGTTAAGATCATGTAACATAGAGTCCCTTCTGTGTGTTGAGCTGACTCCCAGGCACTTGATATTCATTGTCTAATGTACTGCTTGCTGTGGAGTTGGtgttattttccccatttcatgGAGGAGGACACTGGAACTTAGAAATGATgatttttcccaaggtcacacacgcTAAGATGGAACAGATCTGTTTAGCCCTCAAGCGTGGGCCCAGACACATCGCCAGGGACTGAGCTTTGCATTCAGCCCACTTCAgctaaaaacatgaagaaaacataaCTGGTCAAGACAAGAAGAATCAAAAAGGTGGGCGAGGGTCTAAAATGGAGTTAAGGAGGTAGCAGAGCAAGAGCATGTCCTCTCTCAGGCAGCAGGTCAGAGGGGAGTGGGTCACACAATGCTCAGCTGCTCTCCTggttctccttcctctcccaagGTGGCAGTCACATCCGGACCAGAGCCACCTTGAGGAGCCAGAGCCCGTGACCATCTCCGCCTGGTTGGAGCCAGTGCTCATATTTAGCAGCTGACATCACGAGGAAGATTAAGGGACCTGGGAACTCTTGAGGAGAGTCCTTCCCAGAGAATGGAGCTTGGGGGCCGAATTCTCTGGGCCTTTCTTTCTGGCCCCGGGAGGAGGGGAGGCACCAGGGGCTGGCCCTTCAGCTCATGGCAACCCCATCTGCCTCTAGCTGGGTCGTTGAATGCCACAGAGCTGGTCAGCCATTGGACTGCTATCTTTGAGAAGAGGGGCATCCCTGAGGCCCAGGCATCCAGTGAGTACATCGTGGCTCATGTCCTTGGAGCCAAAACAGTTAAGTGCAGTGTTGtcaagaggggagaagggtggggagggaggacccTGGGGAATAACAGCCAGGCTTATCTGCCCCACAGAGAGTGCTGAGCTGAGAGTGATGGGAATTTTCTGAAGGAATGTCTGAGGTAGATCATTTATTCATCTAATGAACTATTATAGTATGTATCAGGCAGTAGGGGATCAGGGATGACCAAGATGGCCAGTGTTGGGCCCACAGTGTCCACATAAACCTGGGTCAGGCCCCTAGATCAGGAGCCAGATACTCACATTCTCTGTGGGGCagtttcagagcctgagaccaGTACTTTGCACCCAGCCCCTGACCCCTCGGCAGCTACAGTGTGTCCAGGAGCTGAGTAGCCTCCGATTGCAAAGGTGAGCACCGTGGGCCAGACCTGAGGGCTCTATGTGGGGAATAGCCTGATTAATTCATGGTCAGGAAGGAGGGAAGTATCTAAGGACTGGGAAGGTGTTGGTATGAGGTTTTGATGAGAGGGAGATCACATGAGTAgataggaagaaaggagggagggaaggcctTGGCTTGGCTCAGAGTCCCGGGGCACAGGAGGCATGACCCTACCTGAAATTTTTGGTATTCCCCAATGGTATTTCTCAACCCAGTCATGGTTCTGTTAGTCCGGGCTCTGTCACTgatcacccagctgccccctaTGCAGGATGCCTGTGCAGTACATCCTCGGGGAGTGGGACTTTCAAGGGCTCTGTCTGAAGATGGCCCCCCCAGTGTTCATCCCTCGTCGGGAAACAGAGGTAGGTGTGCCACCAAGACTGGGCAGGATGGAGAGGAGGGCCGGGTTTAGCACATGTCTTGCCCCAGACTTCCTCCAGGGGGCGCTGGGATCCCATGATTGTGGTTCTCAGAGTCCTTGCTCTACCTTACCGGTGTCTCCGGGTTGTCTGGGTAGGTGGAGCCAAGAGTGCAGGGGTCTTCTGCTGGCCTCTTTGACTGTCCTCACGTCCCAGGCCACTGCTCCAGTATGCAGGCCTGGCCCACCCAATCCATGGGGGAGTAAAATGCCCTCCTCCTTATCAGGAGGCATGGGTGAAGTGGATAGAGTTTCAGCTGAACACTCAGAGGCGAGGTACATCTATGTGACCTCAAGTCAGTATCCTTTCTGGGCCCAGATGATAAGAGGGTTGGGCCTCCAGACTAGGGAGGAGATCTGTAAATTGGGGGTCCTCTTAGATCTACTGTATGGTCAGGTAATTACCTGTGGTCCCTCAAATTATTAGGACTAGGGATTGTGTGGCCCCAGCACGCTGTTCCTGGGTGAGGCACACCTATTCTGGGAGAGATGCTTTCTGTGGCCCTTCTTGGGCTTCCTCGTACCTTgtagggagtgagagagagcagagcaggtggATGGAACTGTGTGGGGGCTGATGGACAAGCTGGAGGGCACTGAATTCTGAGGAGGGGTGTTTCTCAAAAGGTACTCAGGCATACGACCATTCTTGGGAAAGATGAGACTTCATTTATCCGCCCAAACAGGGACTCAGAGCCCCTCCTCACCTTCTTAGCCTCTCTCTCCCAGCTGAGAAACCCTCTGGCTGCATTCACTTCCCCATCATGTGGTTGAGAAGCCACGTCCTTGCCTTACAGCCCAATATTGGGAGGGACAGTAGGGAATCTGAAAACTTCCTGAAGTCACAGGGCTGCCAAGGGGAGGAGCATGGGAGCAGCCTTTGGGTTTTCTGACTCTGGGTCGGGGCCCCACACCTCCCATGAGGCTACACCATCTGAATTTGGACAAGCTGGGACAGGGAGCAGGATGTAGCCTGCCACCTGTGGCCTCTTGGGAGGCCACCTCGTATCTTCCCCAAGCCTGTAACCTTGGCTGGGAGGTCACTTACTGCCTCCTGAGGCTGCCAAGGGTCAGGGCATGGGAAGGAGGCAACCATGATGACCTTTGAGTCCCCTCAGAGCTGACCCGGCACCAGCCATGTGCTCCAGAATTCTGAATGTCGGGTGTGGACTTCCGGCTCCCATATGGGGCTTCCCCCACCATTCCTGTGTGGGTCTGGGCCAGGAGAGCAGCTCTGCTCTAAGGGGGGGAGGGAAGACAGAAGGGGAGGCTATGGTTGGGAGGCTAGGTCCTCACCTCACTGTACAGACGTTTCTGAGAACTTGCCAGGTTTGCCCCAATATGAAGCCGCATGGGGGTGCTTTACCAAGAACTTGAGAGGACGTGGCCTGTGGCAGGGAGTAGGgagaatgggggcaggggagagatcTTGGTGCCTGTGTTCTTTCCATCCATTACAGGGCAATTTCTGATGACGGGGGCAGAAGTCAGAAATGTGAAGCTGTAGGTGGCGTGTGGCCCAGTGAGTTGGGCTTTCCCTGTGGGTGGCAAGGTGGCTCAGTTCTCAGCCTGGCAGTGTGTATAGTGGGAAAGCCAAGGCTGGGAGTGTGAGCCGTTCCTATCCAGCCTAGCGAGGTGAGGCTTTGGGGGGTGTAGGAGGCTCAGTATCTTGTCTGTGATTGGCTCAAGGGAGGCAATgccacccttctttttttttttttttttttttttttaaagattttatttatccatttgacagagagagattacaagtaggcagagagagagaggaggaagcaggctccctgctgagcagagagcccgatgcgggactcgatcccaggaccctgagatcatgacctgagccgaaggcagcggcttaacccactgagccacccaggcgcccaatgccACCCTTCTTGGGCTGCCCACCCAGAGCATCCTAATGGAGGATGCTGGCAGCACTCAGGTCCTCCTGAGGCCTGGGCCGACCTCTTGAGGGGATATGGAATCCTGTTGAGACAGTGGCTTTGGCAGAGCCAAAAGCTGCCTGTTTCCCACATTCCCCCCCAATCCCCATCCCATCATGCTTTTGGATTCTTCCCTTACTTACCTGGAAGAAGTGCCCTGGGTCTCTCATCACTTGGCTTTCAGCCTTGCCTAAAGAGCCACCAATTTCAGGCTGATGGAGGCTGGAGGCTCTTCACTTGGTGAGGAGGAGAGTTTCTGGACTTTTATGGGTGGTCTCTACCCTTAGACCCCAGGTGGTCCCATAGTCAAGAGGATTCTCAAGTGGTCTGGACTGTAACAGAGGGGTTAGAGGGcactggtggtggtgggggcccCGTCTATCAGCGTCACGTCACCGGGGTGTTGTTCATATATATGGTATGTGTCTCTCAGGTCAAGGGTGCTTCTGAGGAGGCTAGCCAAGAGGTCATTTCCAACCAGAGTAGGTCTGTCTGTGGCCAGGAAACCAGGAGAGGCTCACGGCCCTGACAGGTCCCAGCTATCTGACCAACCAGTACGTGGTCAGTACGTGGCCTCAGCGCTGAGACCACAGTCCCCGCCCTAGCCCTAGACTGCTTGCTCTATGTCAGTCCCAATGCTGAGGGTCCAGATTGCCACAGGTGCCCTTCCTGTCTCCAGCTGTGACTGGTACAGGCCTGGAGGGAGCAGGGGGGAGAAACAAAAAAGGTTGGACCCACTGACCAAGTTCTACCTGCTTTGAACTTGCTGCCCTGGAGGCAGgtgagctctctgctctggggaTTGGGAGACCTGGAAGAATGAAATCCCTTTTGGGATTCAGCACTGAGAAACTTCTATGGAAAATGGGTCTGAGCAATCTGGAGCCACTTCGCCAGACTGTTAACTTTGGAGATCTGGGGGGACCTGGTAGGGGTCTGAGACTAGTGGTGGTGGAAGCCACTAATGGTGGCTTCCCACAGCCGTTGAGAGCTTGTCAAACCCTTGGGAAGCAGCCAAGAGGCCACCTGAGGATCAGGCCTTGCCTCTGAGACATACTGTGATTGGTTAGATCCCTGGTCTTCCCATCATGGAGACTTCATTCTCGTGGGAGAGGAAACCTCATCCTAGACTTCAGACTCATGGTGAGGAGATCCATGAGAGAGAGCCTGGCAGGGGGTCAGGAAACCTTTCTGGAGGGCGTAGACCTCTTTATAGATGAGGGAAGCTGACCCCTCTGCCCATGCCTGGGATCCCAGGAGTCCCAATTAGGGTGACTCTCCTAAGGCCTACCTTGGAGAAGAAAGCACACTGCCCTTCCCTGGCTCCGTGCCTGGCTACTTTGTCCCTCACTCCACTGCTCATTAGAACCAGTTGGCTTCTGGGCAGCAGCAGCCCTCCATTCTTACCTCTACCCCCTGTTGGCTTCCATGCACAGTCCCTGCAGGTGGCAGATGGTGGACAAAACTTGAAAGCCTTTTGTTCCCAAACTGACACTGTCTACAAGTGTCCCCCGGCCCCCAAGTGTGGTGCAGTCAGGCACTTCCATCACATCATGCCCACTTACCCTATGCCCTGTGTATACTGTGGCCCCTTCAGATATGAGGCTCAGGGAGGACTGTATTCTCCCTACTGTGCCCCACCCCTGTGAAGGGAATTCCCTGTCCTTTTGGCCTGGGAACCTCCCTGGGACCGTCCTAAGTTCAGCTCTGTGGAGAAGCTGGGGACATTCCGGCTCCTGATAATAGCCACCGTGAGCTCTAAGTTGGGCTCCAGGAGGGGCCTTGGCTTCCTCAATGGCTGGTTGTGAGGATCCAACAGATTAATGGAGGGAAAGCTCTGGAAGCAGGGCCAAGCACAGAGGAAGTGGCCAGGGACCACCAGTTATGGTTCTTAGTATTGCCATGAGCCCAGAACGGGAGGCTGTCTGTGAAGGGCCAAGCTGGGGTTTATTGAACACTTAACCACGTACTGAGAATGGGATCCGTGTTTCGGGAATGTGGTTCTGTGGTTTCATGAATGTGCCACCCCGACGAGGCTGGTCacttttacagatggggaatctgaagcagggagaggcagagtgaccTGCCCATGGCCTGACATGAAGGTGGCTTCAGCCACCCCCGACCCCCATGCCCCACCTTCACACAGAGGCTAACCATGGTTGGGCTTCTGTGTCAAAACCCCCAGGGGAGCAGGGGGGCCCTAACTCTGATTCCAACCCCTCTGTCTCTCTAGGAGCTGGTTGAATGGGTACTGGAGGAGGTGGCCCGGAGCCCCTGTGTGGTGGGAGCCCAAGGTGGCCCCCTCATCCTGGAGGTGGGCTGTGGATCGGGAGC from Mustela erminea isolate mMusErm1 chromosome 1, mMusErm1.Pri, whole genome shotgun sequence harbors:
- the HEMK1 gene encoding MTRF1L release factor glutamine methyltransferase isoform X4 produces the protein MELGGRILWAFLSGPGRRGGTRGWPFSSWQPHLPLAGSLNATELVSHWTAIFEKRGIPEAQASSEYIVAHVLGAKTFQSLRPVLCTQPLTPRQLQCVQELSSLRLQRMPVQYILGEWDFQGLCLKMAPPVFIPRRETEELVEWVLEEVARSPCVVGAQGGPLILEVGCGSGAIALSLLSQLPQSRVIAVDKGEAAICLTQENAQRLQLLDRIRIVPLDVTLEGSWTHLLSWGPVDLVVSNPPYIFHQDMEQLAPEIRRCRTCPANDSGERMKEEEVSSPRIDTVVTPREVL